One region of Jatrophihabitans cynanchi genomic DNA includes:
- a CDS encoding ArsR/SmtB family transcription factor, whose amino-acid sequence MKRSAPIPLYQAKADFFRTLGHPVRIRVLELLQTRPMQVRELLAELELEPSSLSQQLAVLRRAGIVRADRVDGAVTYSLAAADVGELMTAARRFLTAILAGQGELLAELRHRAPRGPRR is encoded by the coding sequence GTGAAGCGCTCGGCTCCCATCCCGCTGTACCAGGCCAAGGCCGACTTCTTCCGCACCCTCGGACATCCGGTGCGCATCCGGGTGCTGGAGCTGCTGCAGACGCGCCCGATGCAGGTGCGTGAACTGCTCGCCGAGCTCGAACTCGAGCCGAGCAGCCTGTCCCAGCAGCTGGCCGTGCTGCGCCGGGCCGGAATCGTGCGGGCCGACCGGGTCGACGGCGCCGTCACCTACTCGCTGGCCGCTGCCGACGTCGGCGAGTTGATGACGGCTGCCCGCCGGTTCCTCACCGCGATCCTCGCCGGCCAGGGGGAGTTGCTCGCCGAACTGCGCCATCGGGCACCCCGCGGCCCGCGCCGGTGA
- the glmM gene encoding phosphoglucosamine mutase: protein MRQLFGTDGVRGLANGDLTPELALAVAGAAARVLVAHLGDTAGTATAGAQRPLAVVGRDGRASGEMLEAAVVAGLTSSGADVLRVGVLPTPAIAFLTAAYGANLGVMLSASHNPMPDNGIKLFARGGHKLPDQLELEIEQAVVTGPASRPTGAQIGRVRDATDAAERYLTHLLGAVPQRLDGLHVVVDCAHGAASLVAPELYRRAGARVSEIAAAPDGLNINDGVGSTHLDGLIAAVQAAGADLGIAHDGDADRCLAVDSSGVLVDGDQILAICALSLRESGLLREDTVVATVMSNLGFHHAMREAGIAVVTTAVGDRYVLEALRARGLNLGGEQSGHVVFTDAATTGDGLLTALHLMARVVRTGEPLAKLGAVVHRLPQVLVNVRVGDKAAVAASAAVTGAVSAAAAELGDAGRILLRPSGTEQLVRVMVEAGTQEHADAIARRVAAVVASV from the coding sequence GTGCGCCAGCTCTTCGGCACCGACGGCGTTCGCGGCCTCGCGAACGGCGACCTGACGCCCGAACTCGCCCTCGCCGTCGCCGGCGCGGCGGCTCGGGTGCTGGTCGCGCACCTCGGGGACACAGCCGGCACGGCCACCGCGGGGGCGCAGCGTCCGCTCGCGGTGGTCGGCCGCGACGGCCGCGCGTCCGGCGAGATGCTCGAGGCCGCGGTGGTGGCCGGGCTGACCTCGTCCGGTGCCGACGTGCTGCGGGTGGGCGTGCTGCCCACCCCGGCGATCGCCTTCCTCACCGCGGCGTACGGCGCCAACCTGGGCGTGATGCTGTCGGCCTCGCACAACCCGATGCCCGACAACGGCATCAAGCTGTTCGCGCGCGGTGGCCACAAGCTGCCGGACCAGCTCGAACTCGAGATCGAACAGGCCGTCGTCACCGGGCCGGCAAGCCGCCCCACCGGCGCCCAGATCGGCCGGGTGCGGGACGCGACCGATGCGGCCGAGCGCTACCTCACCCATCTGCTCGGGGCCGTTCCGCAGCGCTTGGACGGGCTGCACGTGGTCGTCGACTGCGCGCACGGCGCCGCCTCCCTGGTCGCGCCCGAACTGTATCGCCGCGCGGGCGCCCGGGTGAGCGAGATCGCCGCGGCGCCGGACGGGCTGAACATCAATGACGGGGTCGGTTCCACGCACCTGGACGGCTTGATCGCCGCCGTGCAGGCGGCCGGTGCCGACCTCGGGATCGCCCACGACGGTGACGCCGATCGCTGCCTGGCGGTCGACTCGTCCGGCGTGCTCGTCGACGGCGATCAGATCCTGGCGATCTGCGCGCTGTCGCTGCGCGAGTCCGGGCTGCTTCGCGAGGACACGGTCGTCGCCACGGTCATGAGCAACCTGGGCTTTCACCACGCGATGCGCGAGGCCGGTATCGCGGTCGTCACCACCGCGGTCGGTGACCGCTACGTGCTCGAAGCGCTGCGCGCGCGCGGTCTCAACCTCGGCGGGGAGCAGAGCGGGCACGTGGTGTTCACCGACGCCGCCACCACCGGCGACGGGCTGCTGACCGCGCTGCACCTTATGGCGCGGGTCGTGCGGACCGGCGAGCCCCTCGCCAAGCTGGGCGCCGTGGTGCACCGGTTGCCGCAGGTGCTGGTCAACGTCCGGGTGGGCGACAAGGCAGCGGTGGCAGCCTCGGCGGCAGTCACCGGCGCGGTGTCGGCGGCGGCCGCCGAACTCGGCGACGCGGGGCGGATCCTGTTGCGCCCGTCGGGCACCGAGCAACTGGTGCGGGTGATGGTCGAGGCCGGCACGCAGGAGCACGCCGACGCGATCGCCCGGCGCGTCGCAGCGGTCGTCGCATCCGTCTGA
- the rpsI gene encoding 30S ribosomal protein S9: protein MSNANAPVVGRRKEAVVRVRLIPGSGEFKLNGRTLENYFPNKVHQQLIREPFVTLEKDGQFDVIASLTGGGVTGQAGALRLAIARALIGLEPEDRPALKKAGFLTRDPRVKERKKYGLKKARKAPQYSKR from the coding sequence GTGAGCAACGCCAATGCCCCAGTCGTCGGCCGTCGCAAGGAGGCCGTCGTCCGCGTCCGGCTCATCCCGGGCAGCGGCGAGTTCAAGCTGAACGGGCGCACCCTGGAGAACTACTTCCCGAACAAGGTGCACCAGCAGTTGATCCGCGAGCCGTTCGTGACGCTGGAGAAGGACGGCCAGTTCGACGTCATCGCGTCGCTGACCGGCGGCGGAGTCACCGGCCAGGCGGGTGCGCTGCGCCTGGCGATCGCGCGCGCGCTGATCGGCCTGGAGCCGGAGGACCGTCCGGCCCTGAAGAAGGCCGGCTTCCTCACCCGTGACCCGCGGGTCAAGGAGCGCAAGAAGTACGGACTGAAGAAGGCCCGCAAGGCGCCGCAGTACTCCAAGCGGTAG
- the rplM gene encoding 50S ribosomal protein L13: MGTYSPKPGEIERRWHVIDANDVVLGRLASQTARLLRGKHKPQFANHIDVGDFVIVVNAEKVAVAAAKRDEYRYRHSGYPGGLSKRTVGELLETKPERVIELAVKGMLPKNSIGRAQLKKLKVYAGPEHPHAAQKPQPFEIKQVSQ, translated from the coding sequence GTGGGTACCTACAGCCCCAAGCCCGGCGAGATCGAGCGCCGCTGGCACGTCATCGACGCGAACGACGTGGTGCTGGGCCGGCTGGCGAGCCAGACCGCCCGGTTGCTGCGCGGCAAGCACAAGCCGCAGTTCGCCAACCACATCGACGTCGGCGACTTCGTCATCGTCGTGAACGCCGAGAAGGTCGCCGTCGCCGCCGCCAAGCGCGACGAATACCGGTACCGCCACTCGGGCTACCCGGGCGGCCTGTCCAAGCGCACCGTCGGTGAGCTGCTCGAGACCAAGCCCGAGCGGGTCATCGAGCTCGCGGTCAAGGGCATGCTGCCGAAGAACAGCATCGGCCGGGCCCAGCTGAAGAAGCTGAAGGTCTACGCCGGACCCGAGCACCCGCACGCCGCGCAGAAGCCCCAGCCGTTCGAGATCAAGCAGGTAAGCCAGTGA
- a CDS encoding class F sortase — translation MIRQSGAVRPRTVDRLPFWCVLAAIALLACAAISWVISPTWGRHNTLAAARDVGRVPTAPGALAALVTPEQIEIPKLHVKAPIVAIGTTAGRELAVPTDPRVVGWWRHGAAPGARHGTAVLAGHINYAGVEGSLARIGTLDPGDVVYVRGLHKGKRTTVRFKITGVRTYQKTALPYRQIFDQSTVGRLAIVTCGGPFDASTGNYLDNIVAYAVPG, via the coding sequence ATGATCCGGCAATCCGGCGCCGTGCGCCCGCGAACCGTGGACCGACTGCCGTTCTGGTGCGTCCTCGCCGCGATCGCGCTGCTCGCCTGCGCGGCGATCAGCTGGGTCATCTCCCCGACGTGGGGTAGGCACAACACGCTTGCCGCGGCCCGCGACGTCGGCCGGGTTCCCACCGCGCCGGGAGCCCTGGCCGCGCTCGTCACGCCCGAGCAGATCGAGATTCCGAAGCTGCACGTGAAGGCGCCGATCGTCGCGATCGGCACCACGGCCGGACGCGAGCTGGCGGTGCCCACCGATCCCCGCGTCGTCGGGTGGTGGCGGCACGGGGCTGCGCCGGGCGCGCGGCACGGCACGGCGGTGCTGGCCGGGCACATCAACTACGCCGGCGTCGAAGGCAGCCTGGCGCGCATCGGCACGCTCGACCCGGGCGACGTGGTGTACGTGCGCGGACTGCACAAGGGCAAGCGGACCACGGTCAGGTTCAAGATCACCGGGGTGCGCACGTACCAGAAGACGGCCTTGCCGTACCGGCAGATCTTCGACCAGTCGACCGTCGGCAGACTGGCGATCGTGACCTGCGGCGGTCCGTTCGACGCGAGCACCGGCAACTACCTGGACAACATCGTCGCGTACGCCGTCCCGGGCTGA
- a CDS encoding FAD-binding oxidoreductase: MTADLATLRDALPDGALVTDRDVVAGYRQDWAKDPTAGWPLAVVRATCTADVQATLRWASEFLVPVVPRGAGSGLSGGATAVDGGLVLTTERMREIAVDPVSRVAVVQPGLLNAEVKRAVAEHGLFYPPDPSSFELCSIGGNAATNAGGLCCVKYGVTSDYVLGMQVVLADGTALRLGGPRLKDVAGLSLTKLFVGSEGLLGVITELTLRLVPAPPPASTLVASFASIDAAADAVLAITSRLRPSMLELMDRTSINAVEDYTKMGLDRTAEALLIARSDAPGATAAEEIAIIEQACRDHGVDEVFCTDDQDEGEAFAAARRAAFPALQQLGSLLLEDVGVALPRLPELVRGIEQIARKYTTTIAVVAHAGDGNTHPLVVFDPADADATSHAYEAFGAVMDLALDLGGTITGEHGVGRLKKDWLPAYLGEDVMALSRRIKDALDPAGILNPGAVL, translated from the coding sequence ATGACCGCCGATCTCGCCACGCTGCGCGATGCTCTGCCGGACGGCGCGCTCGTCACCGATCGCGACGTAGTCGCCGGCTACCGGCAGGACTGGGCGAAGGACCCGACCGCCGGTTGGCCGCTGGCCGTGGTTCGCGCGACGTGCACCGCCGACGTCCAGGCGACCTTGCGCTGGGCGAGCGAGTTTCTCGTCCCGGTCGTACCCCGCGGCGCAGGCTCGGGCCTGTCCGGCGGCGCGACCGCGGTCGACGGCGGGCTGGTGCTCACCACCGAACGGATGCGCGAGATCGCGGTGGACCCGGTCTCTCGCGTCGCGGTCGTGCAACCCGGGCTGCTGAACGCGGAGGTCAAGCGCGCGGTGGCCGAGCACGGCCTGTTCTACCCGCCCGACCCGTCCTCGTTCGAACTGTGCTCGATCGGCGGCAACGCGGCGACGAATGCCGGCGGGCTGTGCTGCGTGAAGTACGGGGTGACCAGCGACTACGTGCTCGGCATGCAGGTCGTGCTCGCCGACGGAACCGCGCTGCGCCTCGGTGGGCCGCGGCTGAAGGACGTCGCGGGGCTGTCGCTGACGAAGCTGTTCGTCGGCTCCGAAGGGCTGCTGGGTGTCATCACCGAGTTGACGCTGCGACTGGTCCCGGCGCCGCCGCCCGCCTCGACCCTGGTGGCATCGTTCGCCTCGATCGACGCGGCGGCCGACGCCGTGCTCGCGATCACGTCGCGGCTACGTCCGTCGATGCTGGAGTTGATGGACCGCACCTCGATCAACGCGGTCGAGGACTACACGAAGATGGGCCTGGACCGCACCGCCGAGGCGCTGCTGATCGCCCGCTCCGACGCTCCGGGCGCCACCGCCGCAGAGGAGATCGCGATCATCGAGCAGGCCTGCCGTGACCACGGCGTCGACGAGGTGTTCTGCACCGACGATCAGGACGAGGGCGAGGCGTTCGCCGCGGCACGCCGGGCGGCGTTCCCCGCACTGCAGCAACTGGGTTCGCTGCTGCTGGAGGACGTGGGCGTGGCGCTGCCGCGGCTGCCCGAACTGGTGCGCGGCATCGAACAGATCGCGCGGAAGTACACGACCACGATCGCGGTGGTGGCTCATGCCGGTGACGGCAACACGCACCCGCTGGTCGTCTTCGACCCAGCCGATGCCGACGCCACCTCCCACGCGTACGAGGCGTTCGGCGCGGTGATGGATCTGGCGCTCGACCTCGGTGGCACGATCACCGGCGAGCACGGGGTCGGTCGCCTGAAGAAGGACTGGCTGCCGGCGTACCTCGGTGAGGACGTGATGGCGCTGTCCCGCCGCATCAAGGACGCGCTGGACCCGGCCGGCATCCTCAACCCGGGTGCCGTGCTCTGA
- a CDS encoding lysoplasmalogenase, protein MTIGLLLAAAIVAVGDWAAVGRRYFRIEYLLKPLTLVLLIAAAAAADLGAAKVWVLAALAFSLAGDVALVCSDRAAAEPDSALLIGLGSFLLGHVCYLIAFARHGVHGLYLLAGLLVVAGAAALSLPQVLAGARRTGGRQLAIIVAGYAVLLAAMAVFAVGTGTIATALGGLLFLASDTVLGHDRFVRRVPRGPLLVIVSYHAAQLLIVIGLLR, encoded by the coding sequence ATGACCATCGGCTTGTTGCTGGCCGCCGCGATCGTGGCGGTCGGCGACTGGGCGGCGGTGGGCCGGCGCTACTTCCGCATCGAGTACCTGCTCAAGCCGCTGACACTCGTCCTGTTGATCGCGGCAGCCGCGGCCGCCGATCTCGGTGCCGCCAAGGTCTGGGTGCTCGCCGCGCTCGCGTTCAGCCTGGCCGGCGACGTCGCGCTGGTGTGCAGCGACCGCGCGGCCGCCGAGCCCGACAGCGCCCTCCTAATCGGTCTGGGCAGCTTCCTGCTCGGCCACGTCTGCTACCTGATCGCGTTCGCGCGGCACGGCGTGCACGGGCTGTACCTGCTGGCCGGGCTGCTTGTGGTTGCCGGAGCCGCGGCGCTGAGCCTGCCGCAGGTGCTCGCGGGGGCGCGGCGGACCGGCGGTCGACAGCTCGCGATCATCGTGGCCGGCTACGCGGTACTACTCGCCGCGATGGCCGTGTTCGCCGTCGGGACGGGCACGATCGCGACCGCGCTCGGCGGGCTGCTGTTCCTCGCGTCGGACACGGTGCTCGGCCACGACCGGTTCGTCCGTCGAGTGCCGCGCGGCCCGCTTCTCGTGATCGTCAGCTACCACGCAGCGCAACTGCTCATCGTCATCGGGCTGCTGCGCTGA
- a CDS encoding RBBP9/YdeN family alpha/beta hydrolase has translation MPPRRPLRSVPVVIVHGWRGSEPKHWQSWLAAQLLDAGREVRYPDLPDVETPSLDAWLSALDATLAGLPEEGFDVVAHSLGAVLWLHHVAADSDAPRPARVALVAPPSPATRIPEIVGFFPPPLDIDLVRHAGGGTVLVGGEGDPYTPEGIGAAYGLPLKIATTVIPGGAHLNVDTGYGPWPAVLSWCNRDNLAFY, from the coding sequence ATGCCGCCGCGCCGCCCGCTCCGCTCCGTCCCCGTCGTCATCGTGCACGGCTGGCGCGGATCCGAGCCCAAGCACTGGCAGAGCTGGCTGGCCGCGCAGTTGCTCGACGCCGGCCGCGAGGTGCGCTACCCCGACCTGCCCGATGTCGAGACGCCGTCGCTGGACGCCTGGCTCAGCGCACTCGACGCGACGCTGGCCGGGCTGCCTGAGGAGGGCTTCGACGTCGTGGCGCACTCGCTCGGCGCCGTGCTCTGGCTGCACCACGTGGCTGCCGACAGCGACGCCCCGCGCCCGGCCCGGGTCGCCCTCGTCGCTCCCCCGTCGCCGGCCACCCGGATCCCCGAGATCGTCGGATTCTTCCCGCCGCCACTGGACATCGACCTGGTCCGGCACGCCGGCGGCGGGACGGTGCTGGTCGGCGGCGAGGGTGATCCCTACACACCCGAGGGCATCGGCGCCGCCTACGGACTGCCACTGAAGATCGCAACGACCGTCATTCCGGGCGGCGCACACCTGAACGTGGACACCGGCTACGGGCCGTGGCCGGCGGTGCTGTCCTGGTGCAACCGCGACAACCTCGCCTTCTACTGA
- the truA gene encoding tRNA pseudouridine(38-40) synthase TruA, with protein sequence MSSPNEPAEPADDSAAGGLVRVRLELSYDGTDFAGWAAQPGLRTVQGVLQDALGTVLRRPVAVTVAGRTDAGVHASGQVAHLDVAAPTWAAEGDRLAHRLNRLLAADVRVRAARAVPAEFDARFGALWRRYEYLICDGVPDPRLRRHVLSWPRRLDETAMATAASELLGLHDFAAYCKPRDTGTTIRTLQALDVVRGGELIACTVQADAFCHSMVRSLVGALIAVGEGRKQPSWPAAQLPRAERAAASVAPAHGLTLVEVRYPADDELAARIEQTRAMRAAPS encoded by the coding sequence GTGAGTTCGCCGAACGAGCCCGCCGAGCCCGCTGATGACTCAGCGGCCGGCGGGCTCGTTCGTGTCCGGCTGGAGCTGAGCTACGACGGCACCGACTTCGCCGGCTGGGCCGCGCAGCCGGGCCTGCGCACGGTGCAAGGGGTGCTGCAGGACGCCCTCGGCACCGTGCTGCGCCGGCCGGTCGCGGTGACGGTGGCCGGACGCACCGATGCCGGCGTGCACGCGAGCGGGCAGGTGGCGCACCTGGACGTCGCGGCGCCGACCTGGGCAGCCGAGGGCGACCGGCTGGCGCACCGGCTGAACCGGCTGCTCGCGGCCGACGTCCGGGTGCGCGCCGCGCGGGCGGTGCCGGCCGAGTTCGACGCCCGGTTCGGCGCCCTCTGGCGGCGCTACGAGTACCTGATCTGCGACGGCGTGCCCGATCCGCGGCTCCGCCGCCACGTGTTGAGCTGGCCGCGCCGGCTGGACGAGACCGCGATGGCCACCGCGGCGAGCGAGTTGCTGGGCCTGCACGACTTCGCCGCGTACTGCAAGCCGCGTGACACCGGCACCACGATCCGCACCCTGCAGGCGCTCGACGTCGTGCGTGGCGGCGAGCTGATCGCGTGCACGGTACAGGCGGACGCGTTCTGCCATTCGATGGTGCGCTCGCTCGTCGGCGCCCTGATCGCGGTGGGCGAGGGGCGCAAGCAGCCGTCCTGGCCGGCCGCCCAGTTGCCGCGGGCCGAGCGGGCGGCGGCATCGGTGGCGCCGGCGCACGGGCTCACCCTGGTCGAGGTCCGCTACCCCGCGGACGACGAGTTGGCTGCGCGCATCGAGCAGACGCGCGCGATGCGGGCCGCGCCGTCCTGA
- the rplQ gene encoding 50S ribosomal protein L17, which yields MPTPTKGPRFGGSPAHERLMLANLATSLFEHDRITTTEAKAKRLRPLAERLITFAKRGDLHARRQVMTVIRDKDVVHKLFAEIGPKMAERPGGYTRIIKTNPRKGDNAPMAIIEIVEEFRTVVKEAERARGTRTAAKKAPTGRTREIAQEAAAESATAAAVAEQAAGADEDTSVASADEAALEAGADTGSLASAGVEETDAAADEVTDEAADEAAGEAEAGAANSADTAAQGDAEADDAEADDAK from the coding sequence ATGCCTACGCCTACGAAGGGGCCCCGCTTCGGTGGCTCGCCCGCGCACGAGCGGCTGATGCTCGCGAACCTGGCGACCTCGCTGTTCGAGCACGACCGGATCACGACCACCGAGGCCAAGGCCAAGCGGCTGCGCCCGCTGGCCGAGCGGCTGATCACCTTCGCCAAGCGCGGGGACCTGCACGCGCGCCGTCAGGTCATGACGGTCATCCGCGACAAGGACGTCGTGCACAAGCTGTTCGCCGAGATCGGCCCGAAGATGGCCGAGCGGCCGGGCGGCTACACGCGGATCATCAAGACCAATCCGCGTAAGGGCGACAACGCGCCGATGGCCATCATCGAGATCGTCGAGGAGTTCCGGACGGTCGTGAAGGAGGCCGAGCGGGCGCGCGGCACCAGGACCGCCGCCAAGAAGGCGCCGACCGGCCGCACTCGCGAGATCGCGCAGGAGGCGGCCGCCGAGTCCGCCACCGCCGCGGCTGTCGCCGAGCAGGCCGCCGGCGCCGACGAGGACACGTCCGTCGCCAGCGCTGACGAGGCCGCGCTGGAGGCCGGTGCGGACACCGGTTCGCTTGCGTCCGCCGGTGTCGAGGAGACCGACGCGGCCGCGGACGAGGTGACTGACGAGGCTGCGGACGAGGCTGCTGGCGAGGCCGAGGCTGGTGCCGCGAATTCGGCCGACACCGCCGCGCAGGGCGACGCGGAAGCCGACGACGCGGAAGCCGACGACGCGAAGTAG
- a CDS encoding DNA-directed RNA polymerase subunit alpha — protein MLISERPSVTEEPITDTRSKFIIGPLEPGFGYTLGNSLRRTLLSSIPGAAVTSIRIDGVLHEFTTVEGVKEDVTDIILNLKELVVSSESDEPVVMYLRKQGPGEVTAADIAPPAGVTVHNTDLKIATINKKGRLEIELVVERGRGYVTAVQNKQPGQEIGRVPVDSIYSPVLKVTYAVEATRVEQRTDFDRLVVDVETKSSITPRDAVASAGHTLVELFGLFRELNEEAEGIDVGPSPAEVADIAAFSMPIEDLDLTVRSYNCLKREGIHTVGELVGRSEADLLDIRNFGSKSIDEVKIKLHGLGLALKDSPPGFELPTSVESYGDDDFDNGDGDFAETEQL, from the coding sequence GTGCTGATCTCCGAGCGCCCCTCGGTCACCGAGGAGCCCATCACCGACACCCGGTCGAAGTTCATCATCGGCCCGCTGGAGCCCGGCTTCGGCTACACCCTCGGCAACTCGCTGCGGCGCACGCTGCTGTCCTCGATTCCCGGTGCGGCCGTCACCAGCATCCGCATCGACGGCGTGCTGCACGAGTTCACCACCGTCGAAGGGGTCAAGGAGGACGTCACCGACATCATCCTGAACCTCAAGGAGCTGGTGGTCAGCTCCGAGAGCGACGAGCCGGTGGTCATGTACCTGCGCAAGCAGGGCCCGGGCGAGGTCACCGCCGCGGACATCGCGCCGCCGGCCGGGGTCACCGTCCACAACACCGACCTGAAGATCGCCACGATCAACAAGAAGGGCCGGCTGGAGATCGAGCTGGTCGTCGAGCGTGGGCGCGGCTACGTCACCGCGGTACAGAACAAGCAGCCCGGGCAGGAGATCGGCCGCGTGCCGGTCGACTCGATCTACTCGCCGGTGCTGAAAGTGACGTACGCGGTCGAGGCCACCCGTGTCGAGCAGCGCACCGACTTCGACCGGCTCGTGGTCGACGTGGAGACCAAGAGCTCGATCACCCCGCGCGACGCGGTCGCCAGCGCCGGCCACACCCTGGTCGAGCTGTTCGGCCTGTTCCGCGAGCTGAACGAGGAGGCCGAGGGCATCGACGTCGGACCGTCGCCGGCCGAGGTGGCCGACATCGCCGCGTTCTCGATGCCGATCGAGGACCTGGACCTCACCGTCCGCTCGTACAACTGCCTCAAGCGCGAGGGCATCCACACCGTGGGTGAGCTCGTCGGACGCAGTGAGGCCGACCTGCTGGACATCCGCAACTTCGGGTCCAAGTCCATCGACGAGGTCAAGATCAAGCTGCACGGCCTGGGCCTGGCCCTGAAGGACAGCCCGCCCGGATTCGAGCTGCCCACCTCGGTCGAGTCGTACGGCGACGACGACTTCGACAACGGCGACGGCGACTTCGCCGAGACCGAGCAGCTGTAA
- the rpsD gene encoding 30S ribosomal protein S4 has protein sequence MARYTGPATRISRRLNVDLVGGDSSFERRPYPPGQHGRSRIKQSEYLLQLQEKQKAKYSYGVLEKQFRRYYEEAVSRQGKTGDNLLQILESRLDNVIYRSGLARTRRHARQLVSHGHFLVNGHKVDIPSYRVSQWDIIDVKPKSLETTPFLIARETFGERPVPAWLQIVPNKLRILVHSLPVRAQIEIPVQEQLIVELYSK, from the coding sequence ATGGCTCGCTACACCGGTCCCGCGACCCGCATCTCGCGCCGGCTCAACGTCGACCTGGTCGGCGGCGACAGCTCATTCGAGCGCCGTCCGTACCCGCCCGGCCAGCACGGCCGCTCGCGCATCAAGCAGAGCGAGTACCTGCTGCAGCTGCAGGAGAAGCAGAAGGCCAAGTACAGCTACGGCGTGCTGGAGAAGCAGTTCCGTCGCTACTACGAAGAGGCCGTCTCCCGGCAGGGCAAGACGGGCGACAACCTGCTGCAGATCCTCGAGTCCCGGCTCGACAACGTGATCTACCGTTCCGGCCTGGCGCGCACCCGCCGCCACGCCCGCCAGCTGGTCAGCCACGGCCACTTCCTGGTCAACGGCCACAAGGTCGACATCCCCAGCTACCGCGTGTCGCAGTGGGACATCATCGACGTCAAGCCGAAGTCCCTGGAGACGACGCCGTTCCTGATCGCCCGCGAGACCTTCGGCGAGCGACCGGTTCCGGCCTGGCTGCAGATCGTGCCGAACAAGCTGCGCATCCTCGTTCACTCGCTCCCCGTCCGGGCCCAGATCGAGATCCCGGTCCAGGAGCAGCTGATCGTCGAGCTGTACTCGAAGTAA
- the rpsK gene encoding 30S ribosomal protein S11 — protein MPGPARKGAVKKVRRKEKKNIAVGQAHIKSTFNNTIVSITDPQGNVISWASAGHVGFKGSRKSTPFAAQMAAENAARKAQEHGVKKVDVFVKGPGSGRETAIRSLQATGLEVGTISDVTPQPHNGCRPPKRRRV, from the coding sequence ATGCCGGGTCCGGCACGAAAAGGAGCGGTCAAGAAGGTCCGCCGCAAGGAGAAGAAGAACATCGCCGTGGGCCAGGCCCACATCAAGAGCACGTTCAACAACACGATCGTCTCGATCACCGACCCGCAGGGCAACGTGATCAGCTGGGCGTCGGCAGGGCACGTCGGCTTCAAGGGCTCGCGCAAGTCCACGCCGTTCGCCGCGCAGATGGCCGCCGAGAACGCAGCGCGCAAGGCGCAGGAGCACGGCGTGAAGAAGGTCGACGTGTTCGTCAAGGGCCCCGGTTCGGGCCGCGAGACCGCGATCCGCTCGCTGCAGGCCACCGGCCTGGAGGTCGGCACGATCTCCGACGTCACCCCGCAGCCGCACAACGGTTGCCGTCCGCCGAAGCGCCGGAGGGTTTGA
- the rpsM gene encoding 30S ribosomal protein S13 translates to MARLAGVDLPREKRMEIALTYIYGVGRTRAKQALEATGVSPDLRARDLSDDDLVKLRDYLDANFKVEGDLRREVAADIRRKIEIGCYQGIRHRRGLPVHGQRTKTNARTRKGPKKTIAGKKKAGKK, encoded by the coding sequence ATGGCACGACTTGCCGGCGTCGACCTCCCCCGCGAGAAGCGGATGGAGATCGCGCTCACCTACATCTACGGCGTGGGCCGTACCCGCGCCAAGCAGGCGCTCGAGGCCACCGGGGTCAGCCCCGACCTGCGCGCCCGCGACCTGAGCGACGACGACCTCGTCAAGCTCCGCGACTACCTCGACGCCAACTTCAAGGTCGAGGGCGACCTGCGCCGCGAGGTTGCCGCCGACATCCGCCGCAAGATCGAGATCGGCTGCTACCAGGGCATCCGGCACCGCCGCGGCCTGCCCGTGCACGGCCAGCGGACCAAGACCAACGCCCGCACGCGCAAGGGTCCGAAGAAGACCATTGCCGGCAAGAAGAAGGCAGGTAAGAAGTAA
- the rpmJ gene encoding 50S ribosomal protein L36, translating to MKVKPSVKPICDKCKVIRRNGRVMVICENLRHKQRQG from the coding sequence GTGAAGGTCAAGCCGAGCGTCAAGCCGATCTGCGACAAATGCAAGGTCATCCGTCGCAACGGTCGGGTCATGGTGATCTGCGAGAACCTGCGCCACAAGCAGCGCCAGGGCTGA
- the infA gene encoding translation initiation factor IF-1, translated as MPKKDGAIEVEGRVVEPLPNAMFRVELSNGHKVLAHISGKMRQHYIRILPEDRVVVELSPYDLTRGRIVYRYK; from the coding sequence ATGCCCAAGAAGGACGGGGCCATCGAGGTCGAAGGCCGCGTGGTCGAGCCACTTCCCAATGCGATGTTCCGGGTGGAACTGAGCAACGGACACAAGGTGCTCGCCCACATCAGCGGCAAGATGCGTCAGCACTACATCCGCATCCTCCCGGAGGACCGCGTGGTGGTGGAGCTCTCGCCGTACGACCTCACCCGCGGGCGCATCGTCTACCGCTACAAGTAA